One Mycoplasma wenyonii str. Massachusetts DNA window includes the following coding sequences:
- the rpsK gene encoding 30S ribosomal protein S11: MAVKDKSKTKSKKKKLNISSGIMHIHTSINNTIISFSDLDGNVLLQESAGTIGYKGTKKATPYVANLVATKIGKEAKELGVNTLAIHLKGIGRGKEIALRSIIGLGFEITELADKTPLPHGGCTPSKKPR, translated from the coding sequence ATGGCTGTTAAAGATAAGTCAAAGACTAAATCTAAGAAAAAGAAGCTAAATATTTCTAGTGGTATTATGCACATACATACCTCTATTAATAACACCATTATCTCTTTTTCAGATTTAGATGGGAATGTATTACTGCAAGAAAGTGCAGGAACTATAGGATATAAAGGCACTAAGAAAGCAACACCTTATGTAGCAAACTTAGTGGCTACTAAAATAGGAAAGGAGGCAAAAGAACTGGGAGTAAATACTTTGGCAATACACTTAAAGGGAATTGGGAGAGGAAAGGAAATAGCTTTAAGATCTATTATTGGATTAGGATTTGAGATTACTGAATTAGCTGATAAGACTCCTTTACCACATGGAGGTTGCACTCCTAGTAAGAAACCAAGATAG
- a CDS encoding DNA-directed RNA polymerase subunit alpha produces MSLSRFTSFQIESEVVNSSECSATVTFYPLERGLGHTIGNTLRRVLLSSIPSPAVFAIKIASLPHEFSAITGVAEDATQLIIAVKKLVLRVDENIIDFEELKSSPIEKWPYLKVRKSKVGPVYARDIECFAGIEVVNPELKLCEITEEGTNFELDLFCTVDRGYRSASENRELLNTLSLIPIDTLFSPVLLVDWKVMEEKNTKYGLSDKLKLSVSTNGSIKALDAIWYSSKILVSMFEKIAQEPVKLFKIDELDGKPVQQVASSSAQGKSVSISSSPIESLEFSQRTYNILKNGGINTISELISLSVDQLSELRNIGKKALIEVQTKVKEAGFKFKEDK; encoded by the coding sequence ATGAGTCTTAGTAGATTTACTTCTTTTCAAATAGAGTCAGAAGTAGTTAATTCAAGTGAGTGTTCAGCAACTGTTACTTTTTATCCACTAGAGAGAGGATTAGGACATACTATTGGAAATACCTTAAGAAGAGTTCTATTAAGCTCTATTCCTTCTCCTGCAGTATTTGCAATTAAGATAGCCTCTTTACCTCATGAGTTCTCAGCTATTACTGGAGTAGCAGAAGATGCTACTCAACTAATCATTGCTGTAAAGAAGTTGGTATTAAGAGTAGATGAAAACATCATAGACTTTGAAGAACTAAAGAGCTCTCCAATTGAAAAGTGACCTTACTTGAAAGTTAGAAAGAGTAAGGTAGGACCAGTTTATGCAAGAGATATTGAATGCTTTGCTGGGATTGAGGTAGTAAACCCAGAGTTAAAGCTTTGTGAAATTACAGAAGAAGGAACTAACTTTGAGTTGGATCTCTTCTGTACTGTAGACAGAGGATATAGAAGTGCTAGTGAAAATAGAGAGTTATTGAATACTCTTTCCTTAATTCCTATTGATACTCTGTTCTCTCCAGTATTACTAGTAGATTGAAAGGTAATGGAAGAAAAGAATACCAAATATGGTTTAAGTGACAAGTTGAAGTTAAGTGTTTCAACTAATGGTTCTATTAAGGCTCTTGATGCAATTTGGTACTCTTCAAAGATACTAGTAAGTATGTTTGAGAAGATAGCTCAAGAACCTGTGAAGCTATTTAAGATAGATGAACTTGATGGAAAGCCTGTACAACAAGTTGCAAGCTCTTCAGCTCAAGGTAAATCAGTTTCAATTTCTTCTTCGCCAATTGAAAGTCTAGAGTTCTCTCAAAGAACCTACAACATCTTGAAGAATGGAGGAATTAATACTATTTCTGAGTTAATCTCTCTTAGTGTTGATCAACTATCAGAACTAAGAAATATAGGTAAGAAAGCTTTAATAGAAGTTCAAACAAAGGTGAAAGAAGCTGGATTTAAGTTCAAAGAAGATAAGTAA
- a CDS encoding MIP family Ig-specific serine endopeptidase, which yields MALNVFVKWGLPVVVGIGGVVGYSINNSHHIKGSGVANSEAQYNSALDVDNVSYTEEVPQLQETVWALQQSHHPVQEQLREKETNRERIKAEAKQALDKIHEYTFRIFSPCGAGTGWILDYQLPEGNKKYPTVWYIATNAHVIKNLKFSDNPYHQEMNTSVARNRRLRYAYWRNRYEHLSLWDDATCEPANRYGYFDLSLSKSNLGPKMGLDKGMYFNEKILEPRLFYVATNFLKEDESVGVKKENYRDFAILEIEFKDEDYARQVTDGFADKYKVDSTDAINVFAKPLESRYSLEDLKNYDENLYNLGYPGSYMGKKEKFAHHDNFNEEALEAAKLAGDRYNWYYDAGEQRTFGFLDAKRISRGEKKWAGKTKTRVGHFYMVREHKWQNLSPGSSGSMYTDKDGNMLGVKSVREASESGGKHSFITPLRSDRINKGEKGTLLSPAYDLIKGVDGQISSYKSQVETYVLNKNRNTWLNARHWEHITNDNKHTVKQVWLKGS from the coding sequence ATGGCATTAAACGTTTTTGTAAAGTGAGGGTTACCTGTTGTTGTAGGGATTGGTGGTGTTGTTGGATATAGTATCAACAATTCACATCACATAAAAGGATCTGGAGTAGCAAATAGTGAAGCACAATACAACTCTGCTTTAGATGTGGATAATGTTTCTTATACAGAAGAAGTTCCTCAACTGCAAGAAACAGTTTGAGCATTACAACAAAGTCATCATCCAGTTCAAGAGCAATTAAGAGAAAAAGAAACTAATAGAGAAAGAATTAAGGCAGAGGCAAAGCAAGCTCTAGACAAGATTCATGAATATACCTTTAGAATCTTCTCTCCTTGTGGCGCTGGTACTGGATGAATACTAGATTATCAACTACCTGAGGGAAATAAGAAATATCCAACTGTTTGATATATAGCTACAAACGCACACGTTATTAAAAACTTGAAGTTCTCTGATAATCCATATCACCAAGAAATGAATACTTCTGTAGCAAGAAATAGAAGACTTAGATATGCATATTGAAGAAACAGATATGAACATCTTTCACTTTGAGATGATGCAACTTGTGAACCAGCTAACCGATATGGCTACTTTGACTTAAGTCTTTCAAAATCTAATCTTGGACCAAAAATGGGTCTTGATAAGGGTATGTACTTTAACGAAAAGATATTAGAACCTAGATTGTTCTATGTTGCAACTAACTTCCTAAAAGAAGATGAAAGTGTAGGAGTAAAGAAAGAAAACTATAGAGACTTTGCAATACTAGAAATTGAATTTAAAGATGAAGATTACGCAAGACAAGTTACTGATGGCTTTGCAGATAAATACAAAGTAGACAGCACAGATGCTATTAATGTATTTGCTAAGCCTCTAGAAAGCAGATATTCTCTAGAAGACTTAAAGAATTACGATGAAAACCTATATAACCTTGGATATCCAGGTAGTTATATGGGTAAAAAAGAAAAGTTTGCACATCACGATAACTTCAACGAAGAAGCTCTGGAAGCTGCGAAGCTAGCTGGAGATAGATACAACTGGTATTATGACGCGGGAGAACAAAGAACCTTTGGTTTCCTAGATGCCAAGAGAATCAGTAGAGGAGAAAAGAAGTGAGCTGGAAAGACTAAGACAAGAGTAGGTCATTTCTATATGGTTAGAGAACACAAATGACAAAACCTTTCTCCAGGTTCTTCTGGAAGTATGTACACTGACAAGGATGGAAATATGTTGGGAGTTAAGAGCGTAAGAGAAGCTTCTGAGTCAGGAGGAAAACACTCCTTCATTACTCCTTTAAGAAGTGATCGAATTAACAAAGGAGAAAAAGGTACTCTTCTCTCTCCCGCTTATGACTTAATCAAAGGTGTTGATGGTCAAATTAGCTCTTACAAGTCTCAAGTAGAAACTTATGTATTAAATAAAAATAGAAACACTTGACTAAATGCAAGACATTGAGAACACATCACTAACGACAACAAGCACACAGTAAAGCAAGTTTGATTAAAAGGAAGTTAA
- a CDS encoding restriction endonuclease PLD domain-containing protein: MTAMSYSRKQPFFKDKDRKQLRDCFIEEMKKADRLIITAAFSSGYSLYALDKLVEQCKIKNVCVILGMYYFVEPWEKIYRAAVKINDKWQRAGIGEIRVIHSSKYHGKIYYFIKNNQIFSAIFGSPNLSFLHQPSQYREEQVETAALIRDPELLQDFLMHAEEMQLEDFSDNISSFEWEKIVYTENSICETKEICKIRLTKRI, from the coding sequence ATGACAGCAATGTCTTATTCCCGAAAACAACCTTTTTTCAAAGACAAAGATCGAAAACAACTAAGAGATTGTTTTATAGAAGAAATGAAGAAGGCAGACAGATTAATAATTACAGCAGCCTTCTCTTCTGGTTATTCTTTGTATGCACTAGATAAGTTAGTAGAACAATGCAAGATCAAGAATGTATGTGTAATCTTGGGAATGTATTACTTTGTAGAGCCTTGAGAAAAAATATATAGAGCGGCTGTAAAAATTAATGACAAGTGACAAAGAGCCGGTATAGGAGAAATAAGGGTAATACATTCTTCCAAATATCACGGAAAAATTTATTATTTCATTAAGAATAATCAAATATTTTCAGCTATTTTTGGTTCCCCAAATTTAAGTTTTTTACACCAACCATCACAATATCGGGAAGAGCAAGTTGAAACAGCAGCTCTTATTAGAGATCCAGAGCTCCTTCAAGATTTTTTAATGCATGCAGAAGAAATGCAATTAGAAGATTTTTCAGATAATATTTCTTCCTTTGAATGAGAGAAAATAGTGTACACCGAAAACTCTATCTGCGAAACAAAGGAAATTTGTAAAATCAGACTTACAAAACGGATCTAA
- a CDS encoding restriction endonuclease PLD domain-containing protein yields the protein MERFTIDDLGEFEVLQTIVLPLIVPTWEEVQNSKDLSFLSTSDLNACYSKPRENEKGEKNSWYEVEITVHEKHDLPRRKDWFYVVTDEDWFFFKARFEGRKVKKLCSFVDREALGWWIKYRLTEEDLIDKFLCASDDKRRWGVVTKETLYHYGGDKLILKKTNKTRKDKSGKERDVWVLSFPYDFEGMPLPWELWEKYDNK from the coding sequence ATGGAAAGATTTACTATCGATGATTTAGGAGAATTTGAGGTATTACAGACCATCGTTCTCCCCTTGATTGTTCCTACCTGAGAGGAAGTACAAAACTCAAAAGATTTGAGTTTTCTATCAACTTCTGACCTAAATGCTTGTTACAGTAAGCCTCGTGAAAACGAAAAAGGAGAAAAAAACAGTTGGTATGAAGTAGAAATAACAGTTCACGAAAAACATGATTTACCCCGAAGAAAAGATTGATTTTATGTTGTTACAGACGAAGATTGATTTTTCTTTAAAGCAAGGTTTGAGGGCAGAAAGGTTAAGAAACTATGTTCTTTTGTAGATAGAGAAGCTCTCGGATGGTGAATAAAATACAGACTAACTGAGGAAGATTTAATTGATAAGTTTTTGTGTGCCTCTGATGACAAAAGAAGATGGGGAGTGGTCACCAAAGAAACACTGTACCATTATGGTGGAGATAAATTAATTCTTAAAAAAACCAACAAAACTAGAAAGGATAAAAGTGGAAAGGAAAGAGATGTATGAGTACTTTCTTTTCCGTATGATTTTGAAGGCATGCCTTTACCCTGAGAGCTCTGAGAGAAATACGACAATAAATAA
- a CDS encoding tRNA (guanine-N1)-methyltransferase, whose protein sequence is MRQDWNQQVDFPACGGQGGMVISIEPIYRLLEKYKLLNNAHIILLCPRGQKLTQTRSRELEQLSSTTSIVFLCGHYEGIDERISHFISERLSIGDYIISSGTLAASVILEGIVRLIPGVISEESLVSESFNNIEDSSDFDFPCYAPPKNFLGYKIPENLGQAPKKKARKG, encoded by the coding sequence ATTAGGCAAGACTGGAATCAACAAGTGGATTTTCCCGCTTGTGGCGGACAAGGAGGAATGGTTATTTCTATAGAACCTATTTATAGACTTTTAGAGAAATACAAATTACTCAATAATGCTCACATTATTTTGTTGTGCCCTAGAGGACAAAAATTAACACAAACTAGATCTAGAGAGCTAGAACAACTATCTAGTACTACCTCTATAGTTTTTCTTTGTGGTCATTATGAAGGGATAGATGAAAGAATTTCTCACTTCATCTCCGAGAGACTTTCTATAGGAGATTACATAATTTCATCTGGAACTCTAGCGGCATCAGTAATACTAGAAGGAATAGTTAGATTAATTCCTGGTGTGATTTCTGAAGAGAGCTTAGTCTCAGAAAGCTTTAATAATATAGAAGATTCAAGTGACTTTGACTTCCCTTGCTATGCCCCTCCAAAAAATTTCTTAGGTTACAAAATACCTGAAAACTTAGGACAAGCTCCCAAGAAGAAAGCAAGAAAAGGTTAG
- the greA gene encoding transcription elongation factor GreA has product MSTNYLTEEKLAEIKSQLNKLIDVERPQVLEELKYARSLGDLSENADYDSAKMRQEQLEKKISELEAILKNYEIIGKEGKKGGEDQKVVKIGSKVRVFHSLSNKEYTYEILGSLDADPAQFKISNESPIAKAILGKPVGGTHTVEGMRKSCYVKILEIF; this is encoded by the coding sequence ATGTCTACAAACTACTTAACTGAAGAAAAGCTAGCAGAGATCAAATCTCAACTGAATAAGTTAATAGATGTAGAAAGACCTCAAGTACTAGAAGAGCTTAAGTACGCAAGAAGTCTTGGTGACTTATCTGAAAATGCAGACTATGATAGTGCAAAGATGAGACAAGAACAACTAGAGAAAAAGATCTCTGAATTAGAAGCTATTCTTAAAAACTATGAAATTATTGGAAAGGAAGGCAAAAAGGGAGGTGAAGATCAAAAAGTAGTAAAGATTGGCTCTAAAGTGAGAGTCTTTCACTCACTTTCCAATAAAGAATATACTTATGAGATCTTAGGTAGTCTAGATGCAGACCCTGCTCAATTCAAGATCTCTAATGAGTCTCCTATAGCAAAAGCTATACTAGGAAAACCTGTCGGAGGAACTCACACAGTAGAAGGAATGAGAAAAAGTTGCTATGTTAAAATACTTGAGATTTTCTAA
- the rpsP gene encoding 30S ribosomal protein S16, with product MVRLRLKRKGKKHNPFFRIIAIDSRRARDSAELKTLGFYEPKKGNFQLDMNLYQEFLSKGAQPTKNLLDLIKAQSRLSRL from the coding sequence ATGGTGAGATTAAGACTGAAGAGGAAAGGAAAGAAACACAATCCTTTCTTCAGAATTATTGCTATTGACTCTAGAAGAGCTAGAGACTCCGCAGAACTTAAAACACTAGGTTTTTATGAACCTAAAAAAGGAAACTTTCAACTAGATATGAATTTGTATCAAGAATTTCTTAGTAAAGGTGCTCAACCAACTAAGAATCTATTAGATCTAATAAAAGCTCAATCAAGACTCTCAAGGCTATAG
- the atpE gene encoding ATP synthase F0 subunit C, translating to MSLKDLLNRLLIGGGSNLLLFEDTNKYIGKGIGAGVAILAGLGAALAQGYIGGKAVESLARNPEVEALIFKQFIVGAAVCESVAIYGLIVAFLIMFAIDKT from the coding sequence ATGAGTTTGAAAGATCTTCTTAATAGGTTACTGATTGGGGGGGGCTCTAATTTACTGTTATTTGAGGATACGAATAAATATATTGGAAAAGGAATTGGTGCGGGAGTTGCAATACTAGCTGGTTTAGGTGCTGCTTTAGCTCAAGGATATATCGGGGGAAAGGCTGTAGAATCACTGGCTAGAAATCCAGAAGTTGAAGCTTTGATCTTTAAGCAATTTATAGTAGGAGCTGCAGTTTGCGAATCTGTAGCTATTTATGGATTAATCGTTGCTTTCTTAATAATGTTTGCTATCGACAAAACATAA
- a CDS encoding NgoFVII family restriction endonuclease, with product MVSLEELEQLEQSEALRIIAIPLIVPAAQEIIDNADLDLSFSQLNACYSKPAINEKTGKRQSWHEVKLIIEGEDNLPSKKDWFYLVTDSGWLEKACFSGRGKRIKWLNTFKRETIIGNWIKNKLVEWEVIEEFWYPDEDKKKSGVVTKEALELYGGSRVYLRKPLRLIRTKKELIEMFDLSLFLSSFLMKLTNELINKNILLLNYFVRKPIILQLQIH from the coding sequence ATGGTCAGTCTTGAGGAATTAGAACAATTAGAACAATCTGAAGCTTTAAGAATTATTGCTATTCCTTTAATTGTTCCAGCGGCACAAGAAATTATTGACAATGCTGATTTAGATTTATCTTTCTCACAATTAAATGCTTGTTACAGTAAGCCAGCAATTAACGAAAAGACTGGAAAAAGGCAAAGTTGACATGAAGTGAAGTTAATCATAGAAGGAGAAGATAACTTACCTTCCAAGAAAGATTGGTTTTATTTAGTGACTGATAGTGGATGATTAGAGAAAGCTTGTTTTTCGGGTAGAGGTAAACGAATTAAGTGACTAAATACTTTTAAACGTGAAACCATAATTGGTAATTGAATCAAGAATAAATTAGTAGAGTGGGAGGTGATTGAAGAATTTTGATATCCTGATGAGGATAAAAAGAAGTCTGGAGTAGTTACTAAAGAAGCTTTAGAGCTTTACGGTGGTAGTAGAGTGTACCTAAGAAAACCCCTAAGACTTATAAGGACGAAGAAGGAATTGATAGAGATGTTTGATTTATCTCTTTTCCTTTCTTCCTTTTTGATGAAGTTGACGAATGAGCTGATAAATAAAAATATTCTTCTGCTAAATTACTTTGTCCGAAAGCCGATTATCCTCCAGCTCCAAATCCACTAA